One genomic segment of Sminthopsis crassicaudata isolate SCR6 chromosome 2, ASM4859323v1, whole genome shotgun sequence includes these proteins:
- the BANF2 gene encoding barrier-to-autointegration factor-like protein, with translation MTDYLSVKLRTFLGEPIGEKCVSFVDGVDKDLAVKLIESGFDKAYVLLGQYLLMHKKEDDFQMWLMLACGATQREAQKISRCLREWSITFL, from the exons ATGACGGACTACCTCTCAGTCAAATTACGAACTTTTCTCGGGGAACCTATAGGAGAGAAGTGTGTTTCCTTTGTGGACGGAGTGGATAAAGACCTTGCAGTCAAATTAATAGAGAGTGGCTTTGATAAG GCATATGTATTGTTGGGCCAGTACCTCCTCATGCACAAGAAAGAAGACGATTTCCAGATGTGGCTCATGCTAGCATGTGGAGCTACTCAGCGAGAAGCCCAGAAGATCTCCAGATGCCTTCGAGAATGGAGTATCACCTTTCTCTGA